From a region of the Candidatus Pantoea bituminis genome:
- a CDS encoding MipA/OmpV family protein, with the protein MNQFKLKALAALLPCSLLFNVAQAAPLSLGASVIYAESPYRGGQDRYIPVPVINYEGENFWFRSLQGGYYLWKDPQNQLSLTLAGSPQQYDPGDNDLGDMKHLDKRRMTLMGGATYRHTADWGIVRTALLGDVLNNSNGIIWDLTYLYRFEMGDFSVTPGIGAMWNSANQNRYYYGVSGHESARTGIDRYDPDDSWSPYLELSASYQISPQWNASVIGRYTRFDSEIKESPMVDKSGQATLWTGISYTF; encoded by the coding sequence GTGAACCAATTCAAACTTAAAGCCCTTGCTGCTCTTTTACCTTGTTCTTTACTCTTTAATGTCGCCCAGGCTGCACCCTTATCACTTGGTGCATCAGTAATTTATGCTGAATCACCTTATCGTGGCGGACAGGATCGTTACATTCCCGTACCGGTAATTAATTATGAAGGCGAGAACTTCTGGTTCCGTAGCCTGCAAGGCGGCTATTACCTCTGGAAAGACCCACAAAATCAATTGTCATTAACGCTGGCTGGCTCGCCGCAACAGTACGATCCTGGTGACAACGATTTGGGGGATATGAAACATCTGGATAAGCGTCGCATGACATTAATGGGCGGCGCAACGTATCGCCATACCGCCGATTGGGGCATTGTGCGCACTGCATTGCTGGGTGATGTGCTCAATAACAGCAACGGGATTATTTGGGATCTGACTTACTTGTACCGCTTCGAGATGGGTGATTTTTCTGTCACGCCAGGCATCGGGGCGATGTGGAACAGCGCTAACCAGAACCGCTATTATTATGGTGTTTCAGGTCATGAGAGCGCGCGTACCGGCATTGATCGTTATGACCCAGACGACAGCTGGTCACCCTATCTTGAACTCAGCGCCAGCTATCAAATCTCACCGCAATGGAATGCCAGTGTCATCGGACGCTATACCCGTTTTGACAGTGAGATCAAAGAAAGCCCAATGGTTGATAAAAGCGGCCAGGCTACACTCTGGACTGGCATCAGCTATACCTTCTGA
- a CDS encoding aldo/keto reductase, whose translation MNKTVTFASQHTLPAIGQGTWFMGEDNAHRQQEVKALQAGLDCGLKLIDTAEMYADGGAESVVGEALQGRRDEAFLVSKVYPWNAGEYDAIEACERSLARLKTDRIDLYLLHWRGNVPLEETIRAMVSLQRQGKILHWGVSNFDIDDMMELWSESGGEHCATNQVLYHLASRGIEYDLLPECQQRNLPIMAYCPLAQAGRLRNALFSEAALGKIAQQKGISVAQLLLAWVIRKAGVLAIPKASSIAHVQENAAALDIELTDEDLFLINQAFPPPPHKLPLDIV comes from the coding sequence ATGAACAAAACAGTCACCTTTGCTAGTCAACATACCCTTCCCGCAATAGGTCAAGGAACCTGGTTTATGGGCGAAGATAACGCCCATCGACAGCAGGAAGTCAAGGCGCTGCAAGCCGGACTCGATTGTGGACTCAAGCTTATCGACACGGCTGAAATGTATGCAGATGGCGGCGCAGAAAGCGTAGTGGGAGAAGCCTTACAAGGACGACGCGATGAGGCCTTTCTGGTTTCCAAAGTTTACCCGTGGAATGCGGGCGAATATGACGCTATCGAAGCCTGTGAGCGCAGTCTTGCCCGGCTCAAGACCGATCGTATCGATCTCTATTTATTGCATTGGCGTGGCAATGTACCGCTAGAGGAGACCATCAGAGCGATGGTCTCGTTGCAACGGCAGGGTAAAATTCTGCATTGGGGCGTTTCGAATTTCGACATCGACGACATGATGGAATTGTGGAGCGAATCGGGCGGTGAACACTGCGCGACTAATCAGGTGCTTTACCATCTTGCTTCACGGGGCATTGAATATGATCTGCTGCCTGAATGTCAGCAGCGTAATCTGCCCATTATGGCTTACTGTCCGTTGGCTCAGGCTGGACGTCTACGCAACGCGCTGTTCTCGGAGGCTGCATTAGGAAAAATTGCACAGCAAAAGGGCATAAGCGTGGCGCAATTACTGTTGGCTTGGGTCATACGCAAAGCAGGCGTTCTTGCTATTCCAAAAGCCAGTTCGATCGCGCATGTTCAGGAAAATGCTGCGGCGCTGGATATTGAATTGACGGATGAAGATCTGTTTCTCATCAATCAAGCCTTTCCGCCGCCGCCGCATAAATTACCGCTGGATATTGTTTAA
- a CDS encoding D-hexose-6-phosphate mutarotase, translating to MQDKLFSLPVVTQITPYLSQRQVGDLPAIVISHPKVRAAITLQGAHLIAWQPSGEKPVIWLSDKTPFSPGKAIRGGVPICWPWFGPAGEPAHGFARNQTWTLSAHDENDEGVILTFVLESNAQTKKLWPHDFTLFARFRLGQHCEIELEAHGDFEATAALHSYFTVADIAEVEVSGLGKTYIDKVENNVQGTSEGKQRYPGRVDRIFTQAEDCSVIHDKAGQRLIEVYHHHHSDVVTWNPGVELSCSMADMANDGYRTLVCVETARINTPLRSAGEKPARLGTTFRLRKKA from the coding sequence ATGCAAGACAAACTCTTTTCATTGCCCGTTGTGACTCAAATTACGCCTTATCTGTCGCAACGTCAGGTGGGCGATCTGCCTGCGATTGTCATCAGCCATCCTAAAGTACGCGCTGCCATTACGCTGCAGGGCGCGCATTTAATTGCCTGGCAACCCAGCGGTGAAAAACCGGTGATTTGGTTGAGCGATAAAACCCCCTTCTCACCCGGTAAAGCGATCCGTGGCGGTGTGCCTATTTGCTGGCCGTGGTTTGGCCCGGCAGGTGAACCCGCCCACGGCTTTGCCCGTAATCAAACCTGGACACTTTCCGCACACGATGAAAACGATGAGGGTGTGATATTGACCTTTGTGCTGGAAAGTAATGCACAAACCAAAAAGCTATGGCCACATGATTTCACCCTGTTTGCTCGTTTTCGTTTAGGTCAACATTGCGAAATCGAATTAGAAGCGCACGGCGATTTTGAAGCGACAGCAGCGCTGCACAGCTATTTTACCGTGGCGGATATCGCTGAGGTTGAAGTCAGCGGTCTGGGCAAAACCTATATTGATAAAGTCGAAAACAACGTTCAGGGCACCAGCGAGGGTAAGCAGCGTTATCCGGGACGTGTTGATCGTATTTTCACGCAAGCTGAAGATTGCTCTGTGATTCACGATAAGGCAGGACAACGTCTGATTGAGGTTTATCATCACCATCACAGCGATGTTGTTACCTGGAATCCCGGCGTTGAGCTTTCTTGTAGCATGGCGGATATGGCGAACGATGGGTATAGAACGCTGGTATGTGTAGAAACAGCGCGCATCAATACACCCCTGCGTAGCGCAGGCGAGAAACCTGCGCGATTAGGAACAACTTTTCGTTTACGCAAAAAAGCGTAG
- the gapA gene encoding glyceraldehyde-3-phosphate dehydrogenase: MTIKVGINGFGRIGRIVFRAAQQRSDIEIVAINDLLDAEYMAYMLKFDSTHGRFDGTVEVKDGALVVNGKKIRVTAERDPANLKWDEVGVDVVAEATGIFLTDETARKHITAGAKKVVLTGPSKDDTPMFVRGANFDKYEGQDIVSNASCTTNCLAPLAKVINDQFGIVEGLMTTVHATTATQKTVDGPSHKDWRGGRGASQNIIPSSTGAAKAVGKVLPELNGKLTGMAFRVPTPNVSVVDLTVRLAKPASYKEICSAIKAASEGDMKGVLGYVEDEVVSTDFNGETLTSVFDAKAGIALNDNFVKLVSWYDNETGYSHKVLDLIALVSSK, encoded by the coding sequence ATGACTATCAAAGTAGGTATCAACGGTTTTGGCCGTATCGGTCGCATCGTTTTTCGTGCTGCTCAACAGCGTTCAGACATCGAAATCGTTGCTATCAACGACCTGCTCGACGCTGAATACATGGCGTACATGCTGAAGTTTGACTCAACTCATGGTCGTTTCGACGGTACCGTTGAAGTGAAAGATGGCGCGCTGGTTGTTAACGGTAAGAAAATTCGTGTTACCGCTGAGAGAGATCCGGCTAACCTGAAGTGGGACGAAGTTGGCGTTGACGTTGTTGCTGAAGCAACCGGTATCTTCCTGACCGACGAAACTGCCCGTAAACACATCACTGCTGGTGCTAAGAAAGTCGTTCTGACTGGCCCGTCTAAAGATGACACCCCAATGTTTGTACGTGGTGCCAACTTCGACAAATACGAAGGTCAGGATATCGTTTCTAACGCATCTTGCACCACCAACTGCCTGGCGCCGTTGGCTAAAGTAATCAACGACCAGTTCGGCATCGTTGAAGGCTTGATGACCACCGTCCACGCGACTACGGCAACACAGAAAACTGTTGATGGCCCGTCTCACAAAGACTGGCGCGGCGGTCGTGGCGCATCTCAGAACATCATCCCTTCATCAACTGGCGCAGCTAAAGCCGTTGGTAAAGTTCTGCCAGAATTGAATGGCAAACTGACCGGTATGGCGTTCCGCGTTCCAACCCCTAACGTTTCAGTTGTTGACCTGACTGTACGTCTGGCGAAGCCTGCTTCTTACAAAGAAATCTGCTCTGCTATCAAAGCAGCATCAGAAGGCGATATGAAAGGCGTTCTGGGCTATGTTGAAGATGAAGTGGTTTCTACCGATTTCAACGGCGAAACGCTGACTTCAGTATTCGATGCTAAAGCCGGTATCGCGCTGAATGATAACTTTGTGAAACTGGTTTCCTGGTACGATAACGAAACTGGCTACTCGCACAAGGTACTCGACCTGATTGCACTGGTTTCTTCTAAATAA
- the msrB gene encoding peptide-methionine (R)-S-oxide reductase MsrB, with protein sequence MAKETAPEAKIAQLSEMQRYVTQHRGTEPPFSGALLQNKQDGIYHCLVCNSPLFLSETKYDSGCGWPSFYEPVSDEAIRYIEDDSHGMQRIEIRCNNCDAHLGHVFPDGPQPTGERYCVNSASLNFTDEQGEQTEG encoded by the coding sequence ATGGCTAAAGAAACCGCACCCGAAGCAAAAATTGCGCAATTGTCTGAAATGCAGCGTTACGTTACTCAGCATCGTGGCACAGAACCGCCTTTCAGCGGCGCGCTATTGCAAAACAAACAGGACGGCATTTACCACTGTCTGGTGTGTAATTCACCGTTGTTCCTCTCTGAAACAAAATATGACTCAGGTTGTGGCTGGCCGAGCTTTTACGAGCCCGTCAGTGACGAAGCGATTCGCTATATTGAGGATGACTCACACGGCATGCAGCGTATTGAAATTCGTTGTAATAACTGTGATGCGCACCTTGGGCATGTTTTCCCAGATGGCCCACAGCCTACCGGCGAGCGCTATTGTGTGAATTCAGCCTCGTTGAACTTTACCGATGAGCAAGGCGAACAAACAGAAGGGTAA
- a CDS encoding YeaC family protein produces MKQELEAMLNAMTPEVYERLSTAVETGKWPDGVALTPEQRDNCMQLVMLWQARHNESPQHMSIGKGGEMVMKSKKQLKEEFGIEPDITRINLH; encoded by the coding sequence ATGAAGCAAGAACTTGAAGCCATGCTCAATGCGATGACGCCAGAAGTCTATGAGCGGCTCTCTACTGCGGTTGAAACCGGCAAATGGCCTGATGGTGTGGCGCTAACACCAGAACAGCGTGATAACTGCATGCAGTTAGTGATGTTGTGGCAGGCGCGTCATAACGAGAGCCCGCAGCATATGAGCATTGGCAAGGGTGGCGAAATGGTGATGAAATCCAAGAAGCAGCTTAAGGAAGAGTTTGGCATAGAGCCAGATATCACTCGCATCAACTTGCATTAA
- the pncA gene encoding bifunctional nicotinamidase/pyrazinamidase, with product MKRALIIIDIQNDFCPGGPMAVHEGDKTVEVANRYAREFHQNGECVLALQDWHPADHGSFASVSGEPVYTLGELNGLAQIWWPDHGIQGSKGADFHPGLDTSLFDARFHKGQDQDVDSYSAFFDNGHRRKTELDSWLRERGITHLVMLGLATDYCVKYSVLDALELGYQVDVVKEGCRGVNLNPDDSEIAFSQMAAQGAVLI from the coding sequence ATGAAACGGGCACTTATCATCATTGATATTCAAAACGACTTTTGTCCGGGCGGCCCGATGGCGGTTCACGAGGGCGATAAAACCGTTGAGGTGGCTAATCGCTATGCGCGTGAATTCCATCAAAACGGTGAATGTGTTTTGGCGTTACAAGACTGGCATCCGGCAGATCACGGCAGTTTTGCTTCCGTGTCAGGTGAACCGGTTTATACCCTTGGCGAGCTGAATGGTTTAGCACAAATTTGGTGGCCAGATCATGGTATTCAGGGTTCGAAAGGCGCTGATTTTCATCCCGGACTCGATACCAGCTTATTTGACGCCAGGTTCCATAAAGGTCAGGACCAGGATGTCGACAGCTATAGCGCCTTTTTTGATAATGGGCATCGCCGTAAAACAGAACTCGACAGCTGGCTGCGTGAACGCGGTATCACGCATCTGGTGATGTTAGGGCTGGCGACAGATTATTGCGTGAAATACAGCGTGCTGGATGCCCTTGAGCTGGGCTATCAGGTCGACGTGGTTAAAGAAGGTTGCCGTGGTGTAAACCTCAACCCTGATGACAGCGAAATCGCCTTTTCGCAGATGGCTGCGCAAGGTGCGGTTCTGATTTAG
- the ansA gene encoding asparaginase translates to MQKKNIYVAYTGGTIGMQRSAQGYIPVSGHLQQQLANMPEFHRPEMPDFTIHEYQPLIDSSDMTPQDWQSIAEDIRQNYDHYDGFVILHGTDTMAFTASALSFMLENLAKPVIVTGSQIPLAELRSDGQQNLLNSLYVAANYPINEVALFFNNTLYRGNRTTKAHADGFNAFASPNLSALLEAGIHIRKLNTPPAPQSVGELIVHTITPQPIGVVTIYPGISADVVKNFLRQPVKALILRSYGVGNAPQNAEFLAELQQASDRGIVVVNLTQCISGKVNMGGYATGNALEHAGVISGFDLTVEAALTKLHFLLSQNLSSEQIRAKMQQNLRGELTED, encoded by the coding sequence ATGCAAAAGAAAAACATCTATGTAGCCTATACGGGCGGTACCATTGGTATGCAACGTTCTGCCCAAGGTTACATTCCGGTTTCAGGACATCTGCAGCAGCAGCTCGCCAATATGCCTGAGTTTCACCGCCCTGAAATGCCTGATTTCACCATTCATGAATATCAGCCATTAATTGACTCTTCAGATATGACGCCGCAAGACTGGCAATCGATTGCTGAAGATATTCGTCAAAACTATGATCATTATGATGGTTTTGTGATTCTACATGGTACCGATACCATGGCTTTCACTGCCTCAGCACTCTCTTTTATGCTGGAAAATTTAGCCAAGCCAGTTATCGTTACGGGTTCGCAAATTCCTTTGGCAGAACTGCGCTCAGATGGCCAACAAAACTTGTTGAATTCACTGTATGTCGCGGCGAATTATCCTATTAACGAAGTCGCGTTGTTTTTCAACAACACGCTCTACCGTGGCAACCGTACAACGAAAGCGCATGCTGACGGATTCAATGCTTTTGCTTCCCCTAACCTTTCAGCCCTTCTGGAGGCGGGCATTCATATTCGTAAATTGAATACGCCTCCCGCACCTCAGAGCGTCGGCGAACTGATTGTTCATACCATTACGCCGCAACCCATTGGCGTGGTGACTATTTACCCTGGCATTTCCGCTGACGTGGTGAAAAACTTCCTGCGCCAGCCAGTTAAAGCCCTTATCCTGCGATCGTATGGCGTGGGTAATGCACCGCAAAATGCTGAATTTTTAGCCGAGCTGCAGCAGGCTAGCGATCGCGGCATTGTTGTGGTGAATTTAACCCAGTGCATCTCAGGCAAGGTCAACATGGGCGGTTACGCTACAGGTAACGCGCTTGAGCATGCAGGGGTGATCAGTGGGTTCGACTTAACCGTAGAAGCAGCATTAACCAAGCTGCATTTTTTACTTAGCCAAAATCTGTCAAGCGAGCAAATTCGTGCCAAAATGCAGCAAAATTTGCGTGGCGAACTGACCGAAGATTGA
- the sppA gene encoding signal peptide peptidase SppA gives MRTLWRIIAGLFRWTWRVLNFIREFILNLFLIFLIVVGVGIWLQVSGSGNSSAPVQQGALKVDLNGVLVDKPSVSNRLSKIGRQLLGASSDRLQENSLFDVVDAIRQAKDDKNIKGMVLDLRDFAGGDQPSLQYVGKALREFRDSGKPIYALGDSYSQAQYYLASYANKIYLSPQGTVDLHGFATNGLYYKSLLEKLKVTSHVFRVGTYKSAVEPFLRDDMSPAARDADSRWVGQLWQNYLNTVAANRQITPEQLFPGATAIIAGLQAVNGDTAKYALDNKLVDILDSRAAADQELVKAFGLNKQNNDYHNVSIYDYSVKPTNAQQDGNIAVVMASGAIMDGEESPGNVGGDTTAAQIRDARLDPKIKAIILRVNSPGGSVTASEAIREELAAAHAAGKPVVVSMGGMAASGGYWISTPADYIVANPSTLTGSIGIFGVINTLENSLDTLGVHTDGVATSPLADIALTKALPQEVQQMMQLTIENGYHNFVGLVAKSRHKTPEQIDAIAQGHVWTGSDAKANGLVDALGDFDDAVKKAGELAKVANPQLSWYQDDPTFIDMMLSQVNASVQAVLPDTLKAWLPAPMLDVMSAVKNQPGMFDHLNDPQNRYAFCLNCGVVR, from the coding sequence ATGCGCACATTGTGGCGAATAATTGCTGGTCTGTTCCGCTGGACATGGCGGGTATTGAATTTTATCAGGGAATTTATTCTTAATTTATTCCTGATTTTTTTGATTGTGGTAGGTGTGGGGATTTGGTTACAGGTCAGTGGTTCTGGCAATAGTTCAGCTCCCGTGCAGCAAGGTGCTCTGAAAGTTGACCTAAATGGTGTGCTGGTCGATAAACCTTCGGTGAGCAATCGTTTGAGCAAGATTGGTCGTCAGTTGCTGGGTGCCAGCAGCGATCGTCTACAAGAGAACTCACTGTTTGATGTCGTGGACGCAATTCGCCAGGCCAAAGATGATAAAAACATTAAAGGCATGGTACTTGATCTGCGTGATTTTGCGGGTGGCGATCAACCTTCGCTGCAGTATGTTGGCAAAGCACTGCGCGAGTTCCGTGACAGCGGCAAGCCTATCTACGCATTAGGCGACAGCTACAGTCAGGCGCAATATTACCTCGCCAGCTACGCCAATAAGATTTACCTGTCGCCACAAGGTACCGTTGATCTTCACGGTTTCGCCACCAACGGTTTGTATTACAAATCGCTGCTGGAGAAACTCAAAGTCACTTCACACGTGTTCCGAGTGGGCACCTATAAATCTGCTGTAGAACCTTTCCTGCGCGATGACATGTCGCCAGCAGCACGTGATGCGGACAGTCGCTGGGTGGGACAATTGTGGCAAAACTACCTGAACACGGTTGCCGCAAATCGTCAGATTACGCCTGAGCAACTGTTCCCGGGTGCGACGGCGATAATTGCCGGGTTGCAAGCTGTAAACGGTGATACCGCCAAGTATGCACTGGATAACAAACTGGTCGACATCCTGGACTCGCGTGCTGCTGCCGATCAGGAGTTGGTGAAAGCCTTTGGTCTGAATAAGCAGAACAATGACTATCACAATGTCAGTATTTACGATTACAGCGTGAAACCTACAAACGCACAGCAAGATGGCAACATTGCGGTGGTCATGGCCAGCGGCGCAATCATGGATGGTGAAGAGTCGCCAGGCAATGTGGGTGGTGATACGACGGCAGCACAGATTCGTGATGCTCGCCTCGACCCGAAAATTAAAGCCATCATTCTGCGGGTAAACAGTCCCGGTGGAAGCGTCACGGCGTCGGAAGCGATTCGTGAAGAGTTGGCGGCGGCGCATGCAGCCGGTAAACCGGTGGTGGTTTCCATGGGCGGTATGGCAGCTTCTGGTGGTTACTGGATTTCAACGCCAGCAGATTACATCGTAGCTAACCCGAGCACGCTTACGGGTTCCATCGGTATTTTTGGGGTGATCAATACGCTGGAAAACAGTTTGGATACGCTTGGTGTGCATACTGATGGTGTGGCGACTTCGCCGCTTGCCGATATCGCGCTGACCAAAGCGCTGCCGCAAGAAGTGCAGCAAATGATGCAGCTAACCATCGAGAATGGGTATCACAACTTTGTCGGCTTAGTGGCGAAATCGCGCCATAAAACGCCAGAGCAGATTGATGCCATTGCGCAAGGCCACGTTTGGACGGGTAGCGATGCAAAAGCCAATGGTCTGGTGGATGCGTTGGGTGATTTTGATGATGCTGTGAAAAAAGCGGGCGAACTGGCGAAAGTTGCTAATCCGCAGCTCAGCTGGTACCAGGACGATCCGACTTTCATTGATATGATGTTGAGTCAGGTAAATGCATCGGTACAAGCCGTGCTGCCTGATACGCTGAAAGCTTGGTTACCCGCGCCAATGTTAGATGTGATGAGCGCAGTAAAAAATCAGCCAGGTATGTTTGATCACCTTAACGATCCACAAAATCGTTACGCCTTCTGTTTAAACTGTGGCGTAGTGCGATAA
- a CDS encoding NAD(P)H nitroreductase, with the protein MDALELLVNRRSASRLSEPAPAGEALENILRAGMRAPDHGTLQPWRFIIVEQEGRDRLSKLLEKAAREKQLDDKAIDKATQSPFRAPMIITVVAHCQEHHKVPRWEQIASASCAVMAMQMAAAAQGFNGIWRSGPWTDDETVRDAFGCREQDAIVGFLYLGTPQLKSSTTVVHPDTTPFVSYF; encoded by the coding sequence ATGGATGCGCTTGAATTACTGGTAAATCGACGTTCGGCTTCGCGTTTATCTGAACCGGCCCCTGCCGGAGAGGCGTTAGAGAATATTCTCCGGGCAGGTATGCGCGCGCCGGATCACGGTACTCTGCAACCGTGGCGCTTCATTATTGTCGAACAAGAAGGGCGTGATCGCCTGAGCAAACTGCTGGAAAAAGCAGCTCGTGAAAAGCAGTTGGATGATAAAGCTATCGATAAAGCCACGCAGTCTCCTTTCCGTGCCCCGATGATTATTACGGTGGTGGCACATTGCCAAGAGCATCACAAGGTGCCGCGCTGGGAGCAGATCGCTTCAGCCAGCTGTGCCGTGATGGCGATGCAGATGGCGGCCGCAGCACAGGGATTTAATGGCATCTGGCGCAGTGGTCCCTGGACCGACGACGAGACTGTACGTGACGCTTTTGGTTGCCGTGAACAGGACGCCATTGTGGGTTTCCTTTATTTAGGTACACCACAACTGAAATCCAGCACCACTGTTGTCCATCCTGACACGACGCCCTTTGTCAGTTATTTCTGA
- a CDS encoding AIR synthase-related protein produces the protein MSECIRLTQYSHGAGCGCDKSPHVLDKKRINVFPQSSAFAEIAGEDGMTDVPGFGLFGHLSEVCQGSSLRAEVQFEQIPTLAGVDVFIAAVAVPNVTLPAATNALRCDAQTFGGLRVAFHPLAIEAHRHCAKSPLFMSARCVTCCLLTRKCPL, from the coding sequence ATGTCAGAATGTATTCGCCTGACGCAATACAGCCATGGAGCGGGCTGCGGCTGTGATAAATCGCCGCACGTGTTAGACAAAAAGCGCATTAATGTTTTTCCGCAATCCTCAGCTTTCGCAGAAATTGCGGGCGAGGATGGGATGACCGATGTGCCCGGTTTTGGTCTGTTTGGCCATCTTAGCGAAGTGTGTCAGGGATCGTCATTGCGCGCGGAAGTTCAGTTTGAACAGATTCCGACGCTAGCGGGCGTCGATGTCTTTATTGCTGCAGTTGCCGTGCCGAACGTAACGTTACCAGCGGCAACGAACGCGTTGCGCTGCGATGCTCAAACCTTTGGCGGATTGCGGGTGGCGTTTCATCCGCTGGCAATTGAAGCACACCGCCATTGTGCAAAATCACCCCTGTTCATGTCAGCACGATGTGTAACTTGCTGCCTGCTGACGCGCAAGTGCCCGTTATAA
- a CDS encoding YnjH family protein, with translation MRRNSALACLIMMLICATAQANNRHEQYNQGQASQGGNTDVVVDLPPEAWTQGQNRQPNCLKCCIFDNRNYTEGAVVKSEGVLLQCARDEQSIGTNTLIWKIIK, from the coding sequence ATGAGACGTAATTCTGCTTTAGCGTGTTTGATTATGATGTTGATATGCGCCACGGCGCAGGCAAATAATCGGCATGAACAGTACAACCAAGGTCAGGCCAGTCAAGGCGGCAATACAGATGTGGTGGTGGACTTGCCGCCAGAAGCCTGGACGCAAGGGCAAAACCGTCAGCCTAATTGTTTGAAGTGCTGTATTTTTGATAATCGTAATTATACCGAAGGTGCCGTGGTGAAATCTGAAGGCGTGCTGTTACAGTGCGCGCGGGATGAGCAATCCATTGGCACAAACACTCTGATATGGAAAATAATCAAATAA
- the xthA gene encoding exodeoxyribonuclease III, giving the protein MKFVSFNINGLRARPHQLEALVEKHQPDVIGLQETKVHDDMFPLEDVAKLGYNVFYHGQKGHYGVALLTKVQPVSVRRGFPGDDEEAQRRLIMAEIPSPMGDITVINGYFPQGESRDHPTKFPAKEKFYRDLQSYLTENHTADKPVLIMGDMNISSTDLDIGIGEESRKRWLRTGKCSFLPEEREWMDRLLQWGLVDTWRDKNPETADCFSWFDYRSKGFDDNRGLRIDLILASQPLSSRCTDTGIDYQLRSMEKPSDHAPIWSTFQF; this is encoded by the coding sequence ATGAAATTTGTTTCATTTAACATCAACGGATTGCGCGCGCGCCCACATCAACTGGAAGCGTTGGTGGAAAAACATCAGCCCGATGTCATCGGTCTACAGGAAACGAAAGTCCATGATGATATGTTTCCGCTCGAGGATGTGGCAAAACTGGGCTATAACGTCTTTTATCACGGCCAGAAAGGTCATTATGGCGTGGCGTTGTTAACGAAGGTTCAGCCTGTCTCTGTACGCCGTGGCTTTCCTGGCGATGACGAAGAGGCACAGCGCCGTCTGATCATGGCTGAGATTCCTAGCCCAATGGGCGATATTACCGTTATAAATGGCTACTTCCCGCAAGGCGAAAGCCGCGACCACCCGACTAAATTTCCTGCTAAAGAGAAATTTTACCGTGACCTGCAAAGTTATCTGACAGAAAACCACACCGCAGATAAACCGGTATTAATCATGGGTGACATGAACATCAGCAGCACAGATTTAGACATTGGTATTGGTGAAGAGAGCCGTAAACGCTGGCTGCGCACCGGAAAATGTTCATTCCTGCCTGAAGAGCGTGAATGGATGGACCGATTGCTGCAGTGGGGTTTAGTGGATACCTGGCGCGATAAAAATCCTGAAACGGCAGATTGTTTCTCATGGTTTGATTATCGTTCCAAAGGATTTGATGACAACCGCGGTTTGCGCATCGACTTAATTCTGGCAAGTCAGCCATTATCATCACGTTGTACTGATACGGGTATCGATTATCAATTGCGCAGTATGGAAAAACCCTCCGATCACGCGCCGATTTGGTCTACTTTTCAGTTTTAA